The Oryctolagus cuniculus chromosome 5, mOryCun1.1, whole genome shotgun sequence genome includes a region encoding these proteins:
- the LOC103349694 gene encoding histone H2B type 1-B: MPEPSKSAPAPKKGSKKAITKAQKKDGKKRKRSRKESYSIYVYKVLKQVHPDTGISSKAMGIMNSFVNDIFERIAGEASRLAHYNKRSTITSREIQTAVRLLLPGELAKHAVSEGTKAVTKYTSSK, translated from the coding sequence ATGCCTGAACCCTCCAAATCCGCTCCCGCCCCCAAAAAGGGCTCCAAGAAGGCGATAACAAAGGCGCAGAAGAAGGATGGCAAGAAGCGCAAGCGCAGTCGCAAGGAGAGTTACTCCATCTACGTGTACAAGGTGCTCAAGCAGGTGCACCCCGACACCGGCATCTCGTCCAAGGCCATGGGCATCATGAACTCGTTCGTCAACGACATCTTCGAGCGCATCGCCGGCGAGGCCTCGCGCCTGGCGCACTACAACAAGCGCTCGACCATCACGTCGCGCGAGATCCAGACGGCCGTGCGCCTGCTGCTGCCTGGTGAGCTGGCCAAGCACGCCGTGTCCGAGGGCACCAAGGCTGTCACCAAGTACACCAGCTCCAAGTGA
- the LOC100348744 gene encoding histone H2A type 1-B has product MSGRGKQGGKARAKAKTRSSRAGLQFPVGRVHRLLRKGNYSERVGAGAPVYLAAVLEYLTAEILELAGNAARDNKKTRIIPRHLQLAIRNDEELNKLLGRVTIAQGGVLPNIQAVLLPKKTESHHKAKGK; this is encoded by the coding sequence ATGTCTGGGCGTGGCAAGCAAGGCGGCAAGGCGCGCGCCAAGGCCAAGACCCGCTCCTCCCGGGCCGGGCTCCAGTTCCCCGTGGGTCGCGTGCACCGCCTGCTGCGCAAGGGCAACTACTCGGAACGCGTGGGCGCCGGCGCCCCAGTGTACCTGGCGGCCGTGCTCGAGTACCTGACGGCCGAGATCCTGGAGCTGGCGGGCAACGCGGCGCGCGACAACAAGAAGACGCGCATCATCCCGCGCCACCTGCAGCTGGCCATCCGCAACGACGAGGAGCTCAACAAGCTGCTGGGCCGCGTCACCATCGCGCAGGGCGGCGTGCTGCCCAACATCCAGGCCGTGCTGCTGCCCAAGAAGACCGAGAGCCACCACAAGGCCAAGGGCAAGTGA
- the LOC138849825 gene encoding histone H3.1, which produces MARTKQTARKSTGGKAPRKQLATKAARKSAPATGGVKKPHRYRPGTVALREIRRYQKSTELLIRKLPFQRLVREIAQDFKTDLRFQSSAVMALQEACEAYLVGLFEDTNLCAIHAKRVTIMPKDIQLARRIRGERA; this is translated from the coding sequence ATGGCTCGTACTAAGCAGACAGCGCGCAAGTCAACAGGCGGCAAGGCGCCGCGCAAGCAGCTGGCCACCAAGGCGGCCCGCAAgagcgcgccggccacgggcGGCGTCAAGAAGCCGCACCGCTACCGGCCCGGCACGGTGGCGCTGCGCGAGATCCGGCGCTACCAGAAGTCCACCGAGCTGCTCATCCGCAAGCTGCCCTTCCAGCGCCTGGTGCGCGAGATCGCGCAGGACTTCAAGACGGACCTGCGCTTCCAGAGCTCGGCCGTCATGGCGCTGCAGGAGGCCTGCGAGGCCTACCTCGTCGGCCTCTTCGAGGACACCAACCTCTGCGCCATCCACGCCAAGCGCGTCACCATCATGCCCAAAGACATCCAGCTGGCGCGCCGCATCCGCGGGGAGCGGGCGTGA
- the H1-2 gene encoding histone H1.2, translating into MSETAPAAPAAAPPAEKTPVKKKAAKKPSGARRKASGPPVSELITKAVAASKERSGVSLAALKKALAAAGYDVEKNNSRIKLGLKSLVSKGTLVQTKGTGASGSFKLNKKAAAGEAKPKPKKAGAAKPKKPAGAAKKPKKATGAATPKKAAKKTPKKAKKPAAAAVTKKVAKSPKKAKVAKPKKAAKSPAKAVKPKAAKPKAVKPKKAAPKKK; encoded by the coding sequence ATGTCGGAGACCGCTCCCGCCgctcccgccgccgccccccCGGCGGAGAAGACCCCGGTGAAGAAGAAGGCGGCTAAGAAGCCTTCCGGGGCGCGCCGCAAGGCGTCCGGGCCCCCGGTGTCCGAGCTGATCACCAAGGCCGTGGCCGCCTCCAAGGAGCGCAGCGGGGTGTCGCTGGCCGCGCTCAAGAAGGCGCTGGCGGCCGCCGGCTACGACGTGGAGAAGAACAACAGCCGCATCAAGCTGGGCCTCAAGAGCCTGGTGAGCAAGGGCACCCTGGTGCAGACCAAGGGCACCGGCGCCTCGGGCTCCTTCAAGCTCAACAAGAAGGCGGCGGCCGGCGAGGCCAAGCCCAAGCCCAAGAAGGCGGGCGCCGCCAAGCCCAAAAAGCCCGCCGGGGCGGCCAAGAAGCCCAAGAAGGCGACGGGCGCCGCCACCCCGAAGAAGGCTGCCAAGAAGACCCCGAAGAAGGCCAAGAAGCCGGCGGCTGCCGCTGTCACCAAAAAGGTGGCCAAGAGCCCCAAGAAGGCTAAGGTGGCCAAACCCAAGAAGGCGGCCAAGAGCCCAGCCAAGGCTGTGAAGCCCAAGGCGGCTAAGCCCAAGGCTGTCAAGCCCAAGAAGGCGGCCCCCAAGAAGAAGTAG
- the HFE gene encoding hereditary hemochromatosis protein isoform X2, protein MRPRAQPALLLLLFVRAVVPQARPPRSHSLLYLFMGASQPDLGLPLFEALGYLDDQLFVSYDHESRRAEPRAPWLQGGTSSQLWLQLSQSLKGWDHMFTVDFWTIMDNHNHSQVKSLGVFPGSHTLQVILGCEVREDNSTRGFWKYGYDGQDHLEFCPETLDWKAAEPGAQATKLEWEVHKIRAKQNKVYLERDCPEQLQQLLEVGRGTLDQQVAPSVTVTRHMSSATTTLRCRALHFYPPNITMQWLKDRQPLEAKDVELRAMLPNGDGTYQARVALTVPYGEEQRFTCWVEHPGLDQPIAATWEPSLSSSLVIGIASGITVCVLTIFFGILYQIFKKRQASRGALGDYVLAECQ, encoded by the exons ATGCGCCCGCGCGCGCAGCCCgcgctgctcctgctgctgttcGTGCGCGCCGTGGTCCCGCAGGCGCGACCCCCGC gttcCCACTCTCTGCTCTACCTCTTCATGGGCGCCTCCCAGCCTGACCTCGGGCTGCCCTTGTTTGAGGCTTTAGGTTACCTGGACGACCAGCTGTTTGTGTCCTATGATCACGAGAGTCGCCGAGCGGAGCCCCGGGCCCCGTGGCTCCAAGGTGGGACCTCGAGCCAGCTGTGGCTGCAGCTAAGCCAGAGCCTGAAGGGATGGGATCATATGTTCACTGTTGACTTCTGGACAATCATGGACAACCACAACCACAGCCAGG TAAAAAGCCTGGGTGTGTTCCCAGGGTCCCACACCCTGCAGGTGATCCTGGGTTGTGAGGTGCGAGAGGACAACAGTACCAGGGGCTTCTGGAAGTATGGGTACGATGGGCAGGACCACCTGGAATTCTGCCCCGAGACGCTGgattggaaagcagcagagcctgGGGCCCAGGCCACCAAGCTGGAGTGGGAAGTGCACAAGATTCGAGCCAAGCAGAACAAGGTCTATCTGGAAAGGGACTGCCCGGAACAGCTGCAGCAGTTgttggaagtggggagagggacTCTGGACCAACAAG TGGCTCCTTCAGTAACGGTAACACGCCACATGTCCTCTGCCACCACCACTCTGCGGTGTCGGGCTCTGCACTTCTACCCCCCAAACATCACCATGCAGTGGCTGAAGGACAGGCAGCCACTGGAAGCCAAGGACGTGGAGCTGAGGGCCATGCTGCCCAACGGGGATGGGACCTACCAGGCCCGGGTGGCCTTGACTGTGCCCTATGGGGAAGAGCAGAGATTCACCTGCTGGGTGGAGCAcccaggcctggaccagcccatCGCTGCCACCTGGG AGCCCTCACTGTCCAGCAGCCTGGTCATCGGAATTGCCAGTGGGATCACTGTTTGTGTCCTTACCATCTTTTTTGGAATTTTGTACCAAATATTCAAGAAGAGACAGGCTTCAA GAGGAGCCCTGGGGGACTACGTCCTAGCCGAGTGCCAGTGA
- the HFE gene encoding hereditary hemochromatosis protein isoform X1, with the protein MRPRAQPALLLLLFVRAVVPQARPPRSHSLLYLFMGASQPDLGLPLFEALGYLDDQLFVSYDHESRRAEPRAPWLQGGTSSQLWLQLSQSLKGWDHMFTVDFWTIMDNHNHSQGSHTLQVILGCEVREDNSTRGFWKYGYDGQDHLEFCPETLDWKAAEPGAQATKLEWEVHKIRAKQNKVYLERDCPEQLQQLLEVGRGTLDQQVAPSVTVTRHMSSATTTLRCRALHFYPPNITMQWLKDRQPLEAKDVELRAMLPNGDGTYQARVALTVPYGEEQRFTCWVEHPGLDQPIAATWEPSLSSSLVIGIASGITVCVLTIFFGILYQIFKKRQASRGALGDYVLAECQ; encoded by the exons ATGCGCCCGCGCGCGCAGCCCgcgctgctcctgctgctgttcGTGCGCGCCGTGGTCCCGCAGGCGCGACCCCCGC gttcCCACTCTCTGCTCTACCTCTTCATGGGCGCCTCCCAGCCTGACCTCGGGCTGCCCTTGTTTGAGGCTTTAGGTTACCTGGACGACCAGCTGTTTGTGTCCTATGATCACGAGAGTCGCCGAGCGGAGCCCCGGGCCCCGTGGCTCCAAGGTGGGACCTCGAGCCAGCTGTGGCTGCAGCTAAGCCAGAGCCTGAAGGGATGGGATCATATGTTCACTGTTGACTTCTGGACAATCATGGACAACCACAACCACAGCCAGG GGTCCCACACCCTGCAGGTGATCCTGGGTTGTGAGGTGCGAGAGGACAACAGTACCAGGGGCTTCTGGAAGTATGGGTACGATGGGCAGGACCACCTGGAATTCTGCCCCGAGACGCTGgattggaaagcagcagagcctgGGGCCCAGGCCACCAAGCTGGAGTGGGAAGTGCACAAGATTCGAGCCAAGCAGAACAAGGTCTATCTGGAAAGGGACTGCCCGGAACAGCTGCAGCAGTTgttggaagtggggagagggacTCTGGACCAACAAG TGGCTCCTTCAGTAACGGTAACACGCCACATGTCCTCTGCCACCACCACTCTGCGGTGTCGGGCTCTGCACTTCTACCCCCCAAACATCACCATGCAGTGGCTGAAGGACAGGCAGCCACTGGAAGCCAAGGACGTGGAGCTGAGGGCCATGCTGCCCAACGGGGATGGGACCTACCAGGCCCGGGTGGCCTTGACTGTGCCCTATGGGGAAGAGCAGAGATTCACCTGCTGGGTGGAGCAcccaggcctggaccagcccatCGCTGCCACCTGGG AGCCCTCACTGTCCAGCAGCCTGGTCATCGGAATTGCCAGTGGGATCACTGTTTGTGTCCTTACCATCTTTTTTGGAATTTTGTACCAAATATTCAAGAAGAGACAGGCTTCAA GAGGAGCCCTGGGGGACTACGTCCTAGCCGAGTGCCAGTGA